Genomic segment of Perca flavescens isolate YP-PL-M2 chromosome 7, PFLA_1.0, whole genome shotgun sequence:
AATGTCAACATTTGTCTGTGAATAAATTAATTGTTGTCAAATCATCGCTGGAATCAATGATTTAAATATACGACACTGCAGTGGgaattttggttaaaaaaaaaaaaaaatagaaatagtgCCAGAATATTGTTTTACATACGCTCTAAAAGCTAAGTGTTGCAGTGGTAGGAGGATGAAAGTTAAATTTATTGATCTAATATTACAGAAAGCCCTTTTCCCTGATTCAGAGAAAAGTTAAAATGTGGAAGAGTTATTGGAGGAAATACTAGCCTTTTAGCCTAACCCCTGACATTTACAAaagctgtcaaaataaaaactttctGTACGATCGGTTTGTTTTGTGGCTGGATGTGAAATATGCTTGACATTTTAAACCGCAATACAGTAGGCTTTTTACAGTAGACTCTGCGATTCAGTGTGTGCTTACCGTTTCAGGACCGACAACTACTAGAGACAACTGACGTCTTTGTAGCATTGCAATTAGTTAATTCATTTCGAGGAGTGTCAACCAAATCCCCCAAAATtgaatttgacattttgtgttAGATGACAACATTTTTGCCACTTGTGTCTGTATGCTAAATTTGAAGCTAGAGCTAGCATgcgattagcttagcataaaaatgGGAAATAGCTAGCCTACGTATCTCTAAAGCTCATTAATTGACACATACCTCAGTTGTTTAATCTTTACAAAAACCGAAATGACAGTTTGTGGTTTTACGGGACATTGGCCAAGAAATAGCTTAATGACGCTATAAACCCACAAACCTTTTTAAACTTAAatttttttgtacaaattaaaGATCTTAGAtacatgttaataaaaaaaatgtttttttggacagagccatgcTAGTTGTTTCCTCCTGCTTCAGGTTTTTAATACTAAGCTAAGCCCCTGCTTGCTTCACATTTAGCATACATACATGAGTGATGTTGATCTTCACCTCTAATTCTGAGCAAGAAAGACAATTGTCAAAACTATTTCTTttaagattttcatttaaatgctgataCACCTACCAAAACATAATTAGAGACTTCAGTGCTTGAAGCAATAAAACCCACAAAGTGTGAGACACTTTACCAGAGAAGCAAAACTAGTTTATTACAAGTAGTGGGAATGTAGCGAGCTTCACATACAAGTGTGCAGTTAACAGCAGTATTCAGTacgtcattacaaagacattcaCTGTTGACCTGTGGTAGACACTGCTGCTGCCTGAATACTTTGAAATATGGAATGAACTTCAGTAACTTAAACTCAGAAgaaaacatgtaaacaaaaagggaatgaagctcagttggaggctacTAACCAAGACAGAaagcttgttttgtttgtccaAGGACACTTAAGACTATTCCAGTATGAATGCTTTGCCCTTTGTAAACCACAGTGTCTATTTATCTTAAAGAGGAGGCATACAAATAAATTACACTAAGTGTGATTAATAACTGCAGTCAAAGCATAATAGTATTACAATCACAATGGTTATTAATAGTGACAGCTGGTGAACAATCATTCCTGTTGTTTCTCGTCTCTGCTGTGTTCAGTTCCCATCTTTGGTACATTGCTGAGTGAGCATGActgagtgttttgttgttgttctgctCTTGTTAGTCAGTCATCCTGACAAATTAAGACCCAATTAATAGAGCCAGGGACATGGAGCTAGTTCATCAGACGGTTATTTTgttcacaaaaacattttttttgttcccTCTCCAAGTGACTTGGTCCCACctcaaaaagaaaagataactgtatatttaatatatgaaagaaaaaaaaactaccacaAAAGCTGGTATAAGCCCATGATGACATAAATTCACATTTCTCTTTTGAATGTGTGATGAACTGGCTCCAAGGAATAATTGGCATACCCGAGTAAAAGTTCTGCTACTCTCCAGTATTGGATAATGAGATGGCTCACTTACCCTGCTGCACTCCTCCTATTATCATACCTCTACTCCTCCCTCATCTCATCAAAATTCACAGTCTGTGAGGATTGACCCATTTATAAGTGCCTTCATAGCGAAATCCAACTTTCTTTGCAAGCTCGTCTGCTTCTGGTGGGCCACGGCtaagaagaaaagaaacaatCACACTCAAAACTCTGTATTAACTCCTCTTCAaactgggggggtgggggggaataaCATTTCCTACCTTCCGTATTTGTAAGGAAGAGGTTTGGGCTTCTCTCTGTCTATGTGATGAAGAAGAGGTGTGAAGATCCTCCATGCTTCCTTTAGTTCATCACTGCAGTGACAAACAATTCATCATGTGGTGGAGAACATAATAAAGTCAAGTAGCGTCATGTAAAATCTAAAATATGTTAAGGTTTTTATGATGCAGGTTTCCTTCTGGCTGAGGCAGAGAAAAGATGCACTATGTCGCCATCTAATGTGAAGAACTTGTAGCTCGCATGAAGCAACATGCTATTTTAACAGATTGTTTACAAGTACTAACATGAGACAACAGTAGTGAAATACTAAGACAGACCTGCGTACGAAGTGCATCTGACTCCCGCAGAAGACGTCCAGGATGAGACGTTCGTAAGCGTCTGGAAGCTTCACATCCTGAAAACAAAAAGcacattttgtgttattttttgatttttttttttaaattagaaaaatatgGTTAAGAAACTGAATAGCTTAGTTATCTTTCCTTTGTACGGTTGTTTAAATCAACTTGAACCTGCCTTGTATCTGCTCTTGTAGGTGAGGTCCAGCTCAGTTTCCTCAGGGCTAAAGTAGACGCCAGGTTTCTTGCTCATCATCTTGGCGTAGACAGCCTCGTTGGGCTGCACACGCACCACTAGCTCATTCCTGCGGCACTGATTTCCAAAGATGTCCCCTGGGACATCTGTGAACTGAAGCCGCACCTCAGCTTTCCTCTCATTCAGAGCTTTTCCACAGCGAAGAATGAAAGGGACACCTACGGAGTGAAACATTTTAAAGCCAATGCATTATAAAAGAGCAGGGCGAAATGTAAGATCAGTAGGATTTGTTTTGTAAAGGGCATAGTGCGTTTACCATCCCAGCGTTCGTTGTGCACATAGAGTACAGCGGTGGTGAAGGTGGCCTGAGTTGACCCTTTAGGAACTGTGGGATCATCAAGATAACCCAGTTTGGCGTCTCCCTCCCCCTCTGGATCCCCCACATACTGACCCAGCACCACATCTGACATAGACACTGGAGCGATGCACTTCAGCACCTTCACCTACAAGAGGTAACACAAGAGAACAGAATCCCTCCATTAGAAACCCAAACCACAACATTTCGCTCCGTAACTGTAGTAGTGTTTGAGTGGCTCTCTGGGAAACGATTTTGTACCTTTTCATCCCTGACATCATCAGAGCTAGTGGATGCTGGTTTCTCCATGGCAACCAGGCAGAGCATTTGGAGCAAGTGGTTCTGCATGACATCACTGATCAGGACAAAATGCACAGTTGGTCACACAAAAGACAGGAAGCAACAATGTGATGGCTGTTCCTTAAAATTATAACTTGTGTTAAAACTGGTAAAATCTTTTCATTGTCTAAAACCAAGCTACCAATGATTATTTACTAATGAAAAGTAGTTAAGTATAGACGCTCCTGGTACTACTCTGTTCATTCCTATACAACTTCACTTTAAACCTGGTGTATTAACTTTAAAATTAGCGTACAAAGAGAAACTTTGgggagttttttttccccactcaCCGGATGATGCCAAaatcatcaaagtagccccctcgGCCCTGAGTGCCAAACGGTTCCTTGAAGGTTAGAACAACACAGGCCAAGCTGTCCCTGTTCCAGATTGGCCCAAAGATTCGGTTCCCAAACCTGCAATGAACATCACAAAATCGTTCTCTGATCAGCggcaacacacacgcacggcgCGAAAAGACAGCTGTTCGTGACAGAAGCTTTTCTAAGAAAATGATCTTTGCCCACACAAAAGGATTTCAAAGAGAAATACCAACAACTCTAAGAAgaaagatatactgtatatttctgGTGCTATAGTTTAATTAAGCCCATTCTCCCAACTGATAACTGCTTTGATTTCCACAATCTGATTTATGTGACcaggtttattttattttcactctatttgatatatttattttataacctATGAGTGGGTGTAGCTCCTTTACGGTTACCGCTTAATTAAAAATTCAGGCCAGTCAGGCTTTGTTCCTCTACATACAGTAGCTGTTTACCAGCAATGTTATCCTATTTGACAATCATAATCTTTACGAGGCATCAGATGATAAATAAATGCACGTAAAAAAGGGTCCTAATCTGAAGATTGTTTGCTCACCTGAGCACCATGAGGTTCTGCACCATTTCCTTGCCCAGATAGTGATCTATACGGTAGATTTGATCTTCAGtgaagagggaggagaggtgAGTGGACAGCTCCTCAGAGCTCTGAAGGTCATGTCCAAACGGCTTCTCTACGATCACCCTGTTCCAGCCTctatacacagagacagagacagacagacagacagacagacagacagagagacagagagacagagagacagagagacagagagacagagagacagagaaaaaagaacatttcaagTTCTGTCCACTTTGATTGCTttcatagtctcgcattgccagacctatctccacagcactgtggagtaaggtctggctacaccacacatacattccaggataggagaaaaaaaaatgctctgggttatgcatttctttaaaccaatcacaatcgtcctgggcggtgctaagctccggacgcagcaatGCTGGCTgtgcaaaatggtctcgggaagTAACTTGTTTTGGGTGGagcatttgcaccccgcaactGCTCACACAATACAGCAACGTGAGCTAATTCAATTAGCTGGATATATgggtaaatgtaatttgctcatGATCACAATGAAACAGTTGAACACAACTGGGTTTCCACTTcaattaaaagtatgtaaggcaaaacaacaaatactaTAGCAACTAAAGAACACTGAGGATAGGAGCTGCTGAGGATCACTTTTTCCCCTCCATCAGACCTGCTTATGAAGAAACCAGATGAGAACAAAAgtaagaaaacatttttctctTAGGCGTcatataaatcatattttagctAGGTGTAAACAAAGCAACTACACAACACAGCAACTATTTCTctttataatgttcagtttttgttgaaactattttagagaggtgttgatttaACTATATCTTCATTCTGGAGGATTTAGGTTGCAGTGCTAAAACTGTATTGCATTAAACAGAGATGTTGTTCAGCCTACTCTCATTGGTATAAATGGAgtggacacaataatagaaacgCCAGTGTATGGCTGCACCTACAAAAGTACCCAGAAGTTCCAGTGATGCTGGTAATGTTGCAGTCACCCAAATGTACACCTGTGAACCATGGTACTAGTGCCGTCTTATGGAGACATAAAATctttaatcacattttattgGAGGGATTTCTTTGTATGTGCTAAAATGCAGTAAAACAACGAAGCTTTGAATTAAAAGGGTAAGGTTTTGGTACATATTTTCAAAGAACGGCTAACTAGTACAACAAGGGACATCATTGGAGCTTTAAGACATACCACTCACTGTTGAATTTCAGTTCTGTGTGTAAACAGTACAGACTGTCAGACATAGCAGGACAAACAACAAGTAAACAGTGTGCCGAAGCAGCAGTTAGTAAGAGAAGTGTACTGACTTTGTGCTCATACAGCAATGCTTGATGTTCTTGGTAACATCGTGGTAGACGGTAGGTGGCAGCGCCAGGTAGAAGAGACGGTTTGCCTCTGGTCCTCCAGGCAAAGACAGGATGTGCGTGTTGAGTTTGGAGAAGGAACTCTCATCTGTATATTTCCCACTGATGTACGAGTTCCTGCTGAAGAAGGCTGACAACCGCTCTGCCTCTTTATCCGTCACCTGGGTCACAGGACAGTAACATTTCCACATTAATGGATTTCATAACGATTTTGAAAAATGCAGTCGTGTGTGAAAAAATGGTTTCATCCAGTGTCACCAGGActatacatacaatacatgaaATGGAAAGATTTATTGGATTtctaaaaatataaatgacCGATTACATAACTCCACTGGGAGCTTAGTTtagccacttgggggcagcagaaacgaGCTGTAAAAACAACACTGACATGTCATCTTTTAAGTTGAGCTGTGGTCGAAAAACAATGCTGTGAGAGGGGTGAGAGTGAGCCAAAACGGTAAAGTTGCAGGTCGGCCAGCTGAACAACAAGCTTAAACTCACTATAAAGCCAAGTGGAGCCGCAGATTAAGGTGATAACTCTCCGTAGGTTCATCATCGCTTCAAGGATTAAACCAACAGAGGAAAGAACAGTAACAGAAGGGAAGATGGACCTGCACATGCATATGAATCTGTTAAGATTATAGGGCGTCGCATCTCAAAAGGCTCAATTTTTACCTTCAGGTA
This window contains:
- the LOC114558632 gene encoding glucose-6-phosphate 1-dehydrogenase isoform X2 → MASLVSTVMGTRASAEKMNIPLSRSEVFGELRKELHEDVEFHQSDVHIFIIMGASGDLAKKKIYPTLWWLYRDGLLPEQTYFVGFARSDLTVDDIRTSSMPYLKVTDKEAERLSAFFSRNSYISGKYTDESSFSKLNTHILSLPGGPEANRLFYLALPPTVYHDVTKNIKHCCMSTKGWNRVIVEKPFGHDLQSSEELSTHLSSLFTEDQIYRIDHYLGKEMVQNLMVLRFGNRIFGPIWNRDSLACVVLTFKEPFGTQGRGGYFDDFGIIRDVMQNHLLQMLCLVAMEKPASTSSDDVRDEKVKVLKCIAPVSMSDVVLGQYVGDPEGEGDAKLGYLDDPTVPKGSTQATFTTAVLYVHNERWDGVPFILRCGKALNERKAEVRLQFTDVPGDIFGNQCRRNELVVRVQPNEAVYAKMMSKKPGVYFSPEETELDLTYKSRYKDVKLPDAYERLILDVFCGSQMHFVRSDELKEAWRIFTPLLHHIDREKPKPLPYKYGSRGPPEADELAKKVGFRYEGTYKWVNPHRL
- the LOC114558632 gene encoding glucose-6-phosphate 1-dehydrogenase isoform X1; protein product: MASLVSTVMGTRASAVSETVSPESGIAADPSSSSLDFRQEKMNIPLSRSEVFGELRKELHEDVEFHQSDVHIFIIMGASGDLAKKKIYPTLWWLYRDGLLPEQTYFVGFARSDLTVDDIRTSSMPYLKVTDKEAERLSAFFSRNSYISGKYTDESSFSKLNTHILSLPGGPEANRLFYLALPPTVYHDVTKNIKHCCMSTKGWNRVIVEKPFGHDLQSSEELSTHLSSLFTEDQIYRIDHYLGKEMVQNLMVLRFGNRIFGPIWNRDSLACVVLTFKEPFGTQGRGGYFDDFGIIRDVMQNHLLQMLCLVAMEKPASTSSDDVRDEKVKVLKCIAPVSMSDVVLGQYVGDPEGEGDAKLGYLDDPTVPKGSTQATFTTAVLYVHNERWDGVPFILRCGKALNERKAEVRLQFTDVPGDIFGNQCRRNELVVRVQPNEAVYAKMMSKKPGVYFSPEETELDLTYKSRYKDVKLPDAYERLILDVFCGSQMHFVRSDELKEAWRIFTPLLHHIDREKPKPLPYKYGSRGPPEADELAKKVGFRYEGTYKWVNPHRL
- the LOC114558632 gene encoding glucose-6-phosphate 1-dehydrogenase isoform X3, with amino-acid sequence MNIPLSRSEVFGELRKELHEDVEFHQSDVHIFIIMGASGDLAKKKIYPTLWWLYRDGLLPEQTYFVGFARSDLTVDDIRTSSMPYLKVTDKEAERLSAFFSRNSYISGKYTDESSFSKLNTHILSLPGGPEANRLFYLALPPTVYHDVTKNIKHCCMSTKGWNRVIVEKPFGHDLQSSEELSTHLSSLFTEDQIYRIDHYLGKEMVQNLMVLRFGNRIFGPIWNRDSLACVVLTFKEPFGTQGRGGYFDDFGIIRDVMQNHLLQMLCLVAMEKPASTSSDDVRDEKVKVLKCIAPVSMSDVVLGQYVGDPEGEGDAKLGYLDDPTVPKGSTQATFTTAVLYVHNERWDGVPFILRCGKALNERKAEVRLQFTDVPGDIFGNQCRRNELVVRVQPNEAVYAKMMSKKPGVYFSPEETELDLTYKSRYKDVKLPDAYERLILDVFCGSQMHFVRSDELKEAWRIFTPLLHHIDREKPKPLPYKYGSRGPPEADELAKKVGFRYEGTYKWVNPHRL